The DNA region GAAACTGAAGACATGTGGAAGTTTAGCTGGATAGCTGTTGGAAATAAGCTTGAGGGATTCAAGGTGACTTAGGGACTCCAATCTGGGAAAAAGAACACACCTTCCCATCACTATCTTTGAATAACCAAATGTTTCCGAAAATATGCAACTCAGCTTTCTTAATTTTGGCACCTTTCTCAATATCATCTCTGTATCTTCACCATAAGATAGATGTGGAGTGGAAAAAGTTTCCAGATTATCTAATTGACAGTCAGCAAGTGATTCACCCATGTTGTCATGCAAACTAAATGAAGCACAATTTTTTACATGTATATGCCTTAATTTCACCAGCTTCAGAAGTGAACTAGGTAATTTCACCTCTCCTCCCAATCCTCTAACCACAAAAGTTTCAAGATTCCATAGCTTAGCTATAGATGAAGGAATTGAACTTGCACCAGTACGAGCAGCAAAGTACCTCAAATGAattagtgattgtatttcactCGGAAAAGTACCGCCAATGTTGAAAGATTCCAAATCCAACACTTTAACGAGTTTGAAATTGTCAAAGATGAAGGATATATTATGCGGCCATAACAAGTTATCCGGATCAATCACATTGAGTACTAAGGAGCGAACATTTGAACGAGATGGCTGCCACTGATCAATATGATCCTCGGAAGAATGAATAAACAGTCTATATTCCTTGGGCTTTTCAGGAAATGTGTCCTCTACACAGAAtctgattaaagaaaaaagatgaaaatgagTAGGGATAAACATAATATTTGAGACAAGGGACACGTCATTGCGCGTACCCAGAAACTAGTATAATAAAATTAGTGCAGTTATTTGTACCCATTTATCCGGAGAAGGAAATTCTCTTGTTTGGCCTTTTCTAAGCAGAATTTGTGCAACAGATCATGAATGCGGCATGTTTTCACCTTGCCATTGGGTTTCTTCTCCACGTCCATCACTAAATTTCTACTAATAAGATCTTCCAAGAAACCTTGTGCAGCATCTTCTGGTCCCTTATTTGCTTGTACAAAACCCTCAGCAAGCCACAACCGAGTCAATTTTGAGACATGAATATTCCTGCCCTTCAAAAATCCTCCAAAATAGAGAAAACAAGGCTTCAGCTGGTGTGATAAATTCTTGTAACTGAATCCAATCATAGACATGCTCTCTTCCAAGCAACCAATGTTCTGCGAACCTAgactttcttctatttctttccaCAATTctgctttcttctttttctctttcagaACACCAGCAACTAACACAATGAAGAGAGGCAACCCTCCACAAGTTTTTGCTATTCGAAACCCCACATCAAGAAGTTCAGGTGGACAGCTCTCTCCTTGAAACACCTCTTTCTGTAATAATGTCCAACTCTCTTCATCACTGAATAAACGAAGATGATGAGGTTTACTATCACATTGAGCATAACTGGCAACGTCACTCAGCCGTGTCGTTAGAATAATTCTACTCCCTTTGCGAGAACCTCTACAGCACATATGTAAATAGTCCCACACTTTAGTGTCCCACACGTCATCAACAAGAATTAAGAATCTCTTGGTCAACAAGAATCGACGCAGCTCATCAGCTAATTCGCCATCTTCTTTTAAATTGCGATCAGCAGGCTCAAGCACATCATTCAAAATGGTAAGCAACAATTCTCGCCATGAATATACTTGAGTCACACAGCACTGAGCACGGACATCAAAGTAAGAGGTGACTATTGGATCACTGTAAATCTTCTTTGCAAGTGTAGTCTTACCCAATCCGGGCATGCCAAAGATTGAGATAACATCTAGCTCAGGTGATCCTTCAAGTAGCTGCTTCTTTAATTCGTCCATCGCATCCTGAAATCCCTCCATTGCTTCATTTGTTCTTGGAGTATTGGCTGATAATGATGGTAAAAGATTACCGGAGGTCTTTGCAGCTTCGGTCACTGCCACATCATTATTCTTTCTTTCACATGGCTCACTAACAACTGCATTTACAAGATTAATATTCTTAACAACTTCAGAAATCCAATGAACTTTGTACCAGAGTGGATAAGAACAGGCCAAGCACGAATCAATGACATACTCTGCCTTGTATGCAATTTCTGTGCTACTTGTTATACGACCATAAACTTCATCATGCTCATCGTAGCTTTCTGCAAATTGATCGGTCAACGATCTTAGACACAACAAGCCGTCCTGGAGTGATTGAATCTGATGTTTTAAGTCGATAATCAAATCGAGCTTAGAACTTAACAGCTCCCCCAATTTTCCCAAGAAACAATCGAGAAATCCTAATCCATTTGTCTTGGGGAAGCTATAACATGAAGAATCTGGAACTTTGAAACAAAACATTTTGACCTCTGCTTCAACAAACCTAAGCAATTGCTTGACATCAGAGAGATGTAACATGTCATGCCAAGCAGGAGTATAACCCCTGACATGGAAGAAACAGACAAACGTAATATCTTGAGCACGCTTCATGAGGTCTTGGAGTTCTTGATGCATATCGCGATGCTGTATAATATCTGCAAGGAAAGAGCCCAAGTACACCAGTTTTTCTTTGACTACTGGGACCTGATTCTTCAGATAAGAGATTGAATAATCATCAGAGTTCAGCACCCTGTCCTGGTGgtttaataagaaaataatgtcttCCCCATCTGTCACGTTCCATGGTGATGCATCCAGAAGTTGAAACCATACTTTTCTGACCTCTACCTTGACAGACTCAATCTCTTGTGGCAAATCGGATAATGAAAGCATCATTTTTTCAGTGCTACCTCCATCCATGAAACCTTCATAACAAAAACCACTGACTTGTACTAACTTGTTGGCAGTCCCTTCAGCATGCCTTAAGAGATCATGCACTTTGTTAAGCTCTGTGTGTCGGATGAGAAGATCCATGAGGAAAGCTCTAAGGAAAATAAGATCCTCATGAGCACTTTCAATCAGATCCAGAATTTTAGTTTCCAAAGTGGCTTTGTGCTTTAGTAGATCCATCAAGATTCTCTGAGACTCGATAAGCTTGAAAGCAATTGTCAAAAACTGAAGAACAAGATTGACCTTCCTTATTTTGTTGCTATCCACAACATCCTCATAAGATAAACAGATAGCAGACTCAGACTCGATTGCGACAGTTCCAAATCCTGTCAAGAGATTATCCTCCTTCTTGTGTCCACTGTGATGCACTAGAGAATCGACAAGATATGTTGCCAGAAGCAACAACCCATTGTAAAAACAATTATCCTCATTTGCAGCAGTAAATGTCAAATTGGTTTCATCCTTCAGTAGAAGATTGGAAATAATATATTCATGAAATCCCATCAAAATCTCATCCATCTTGGGGCTATCTGAGGATGGTGTCTTTGAGGATTTTAGCATACTGAAATAAGAATCAATGACCTCAAAGTTAATAGGAAGAAAGTTCAGCAGATCTATTGTAGGATGGTCTAGTGTCGAAAATGCCGAAATGTCAGGACACATCTGTCTAATTGCTGCTTTAATAAACTTGAACTTAAGAAGCAATTGTACATGCAAGCAATTTGTTTGCCTGGACAAGTCTCCTTGCTCCGAGTCATGAGAAAGAGTGACTGACCATGCTTGGCTAGTCACAGATTGAATAAGGGTCAGAAAATCAGTTATCTTAATTTGTTCTTTGCACTTCTCCAATGAATCCATGAGAAAAGTTCCCAAGAATATCAGCTCTTCCCGGATATAGTGAATCAGATCTTTCAGAGGAGCTACTATGGTGGATTCACTGTTTAGTAGCTTAATCAGACAGGCTTCTAACTTGACATGACTAAACTTCAGTTGCAAATGAAAAAACACATGCTTCATTTCAGTAGTTTCGTCCATTTCCTCATCATAGGAGGAGTAGATGGCAATTGCTGCTTCAATGGCCAGAGCCACAATATTTGATTGAAGAGAGTTGAATTCTTCGAGTGGAGTGAATTCTAATTCTATGTCCCGGAGATATCTAGAAAGATAAAGAAGTCCTTGTTGAAGCCACGGAATTTGATTGTCAAGGAAAACTTTCAAGGAAGTATCACGGATTACTAGCTCTTTCAGATCCTCTTGGAGAGCACTAACAAAGCTAAAAGGACTTATCCTTACATTCATTGTAGTATCTAACAGTGATGACTTTGACACTGTCAAGAGGCTCTTATAAATCTGCCTCAATTTAGGCTTAAAAGGACTTATCTTTTCCAGCAATTCAGAGAACTCGCGATCCATAGTTTTGCCCACCCCTAAGAAACACATGTGTGTTGCAGTGTAAGCCACATCCTCAACATGGGTGAAGAGATCCTTCATATTCTCATGCTCAATGCACCACCTCGTCGTTAACGTGAAGAAGACTTGTAGATACCTCAGCTTCCTTTTAAGCACATACAAGCGAGAGGCATGCACTAAACTAAAGGACCACAGTTTATCATGAGCAGTATCAAGCAAAACTTCGATAAAACCCACCATCTCCATAGTGATTAGGCCAGGTGAACTTGACGGCTTTGAAGCTTTGATTCGCTTAGCAATATTCTCAGGTTTAGTTATTTTCAGCACCTCTAAAATCATTGGGCTAGTTGATGTGGATGGCTTTGCAGGTTTGACTCGCTCAGCAATATTCTCCAGTTTAATTATTTTAAGCACCTTTGAAATCATCATTCTGATGGTGCAAGTCCACTGGCATTGATCCATGTGAGACCATATCTCAGAAGATCCATCATAAGCTTCTACAAATAGTGGCCCCAGTTGTGCAGATATCGCATTCTCAGGCTGAACTTGCTCCAGTTTCTCGAGAAAAAACTTTACATCTGCTAGATGCTCTGCAGCATCATACAATTGCTTAATTGTCCAACTATCTACAAGCTCCGTCATGTTCTGACACTCCCTGGCCATCTACTTTCCACCTTTTTAGTTTCCTTGAATTGTTGTTCGTAATGAATCCTGCAAGTAACAAAATCAATATTTTCGGAGCATGACACTACAATATTTCATGCAGTTTACTGATTCCATTACGGCATTACCCTTAAAACGGCAAAGATTCCACCATTTACAATTTAAACTTTTAcccattttttttaatctttacaAGTGCATCAAGGGCCTAGATGTTACAAGTATACACCAAACAAAGTTGGGATACCTTTGCAATTATCTGTTTTCCAATTTCCAAGAGCAAATCAGGGGTGAAAATCTCCATTATAATCTATTTGCGACAACTGTGTGCAGCTGCAGCTAAAATATGGTCAAAGAAGTGTCTTGTCTCAACCTTTGGACTCTTTCAAGAACTTTGGTAATTATGGTTCCTACCCTATACAGTGGCCAGAGGAATTTGGAACATGTAAGGTGGGGGTGACCAACTTATAACTTTTTTGTTGATTTaaacttataagcactttggaTGTTTACCAAACCCGTAGATACACGAAAAGGTGCTTGTGAGCCAATTTGACCTGCTTATAGTCAACCAAACATCCTCTCACTCatcaatacttttgtactttgcaTCCTATGGATGCCTCTTATTAATAACACTTATAGTTTACCTtataaaatgaaacatcttagGTACTAAAAGCTACGAGCAAAACATAATAAATTGGTAAAGAAAGATATTGACCTTGGTAACTTCAGCAGAGGTGATCGGAGTAAAAGCTTCAAGAAGCAAGAGCCAGTCTTGTATCTCCAACCTATCACCCCATAAGAAAAGTGCATTTCTCAAGAATCACACAAAAGAGAACAAGATATCCGAAACTTTTGGTTTTCTCATTTCTTTTCTACTTTCCATCAGAGTAAAGTATTACATAGTGGCGCAGCCAGAAATTCTAACAAGAGAATTCAGAAACATGCAACTTGTACAATGAGTGAGCACAGTTAGGGAGATTCAACAGTTCatttatatacaacaacaacaaccaaaaaaaaaaaacgagtGGAAGTCCAAATGTGGGGTATGGGGAGGTAGGTATATGCAGACCTTATCCTCGAGATCTTTACACATATAGTTTGTcatattccttatttattttttttagccatatacatacattatacattaattatatacatataatacataaataaattatgcatatattatacctgTATCAGTTATTTTTAGTTTACGTGGTCGGGTGAGCGGCTATTTAGGTAAATTCTTACTTATCCTACCTTACGAAGTTAGAGTTATATTTACAAAATAATTTATGTTTAGCTTGTTTGTATAGtgtaaaatgaagaaaagaaagacaCTGCTTACTTTCATAGTTTCATATTGGTGGAAGGAAACCCAATATCAAACACCTTTGTACAGTGATTGAAGTGCTCAAACGCCCAAGACACAAAATCCAGCGCCTGAACCTAACAATGTAAAAGGAGGGAAAGTAAtatgtttactttatttttgataaaattaaaaaaaaaaaaaaaagagcttatTCCCGATATAGTTCATAAGAACCGAGACTAATGAAGAAGACTTGACCAGTGTATCTAGATCTGTGCTGCCTTAAACAATGACCAAAAGTACATGACAGAGAGAATTTTATGGTATAGGTCAACACAACTAACAAAAGTTGTGTTACGATTAAGGTGCGCATACATACTACTTTTTCTCTacttttcttctccttcttttctCATACTTAGTACCCTCCTCGTATTCCAGTTGTGAAAATATATCagatatgttgttattgttgttatcaaCTAGACAATTTGATATCTTTACGGATAAGATAGATGCCTTCATTATGATAATTTTGTAACACCAAGGTCATTTTCAAACCAActcttagtgggcgtttggacataagaattataaaatttcaaaatagcgggaaaaaaaattcaagtgaaactaatatttgaaatttaggacctgtttggccatagattttgccaaaataaacttgggttttatttggcaaacacatgtttggccatagattttgcctacattttAGCCAAATCCCAAAACCTGCTCAATAGCTGGTTTTGTGCccaaatatcactattatattttttaaaaactgctccaaacttttgtattttataaaagagcccactatttattattttgtaacgatgTTACTTCGTCTTCTCGGCCAtgtgatagtgtatcatgtagttcattataaaaatgataatcttgtatcaaatttatttatgttcatgactatggtttgcgataatataatgaatgttattgataatggtattgttgggtatttgtgatagtttttagaacttatgagtataagtcatgtttcatgtttttccaaatcaaatttcacccaaaacaaatgtccaaacacattttcatcttcagaataaatttgggaatctatggccaaacgctagctaatagagttgtgtttggacataaatataattttgggttatttttgaagttttgtgagtgatttgagggGAAATTTTAAAAAACATCTTTTTGGGGGTTTttaaattttctaaaattttcaaaatgcattttcaagtgaaaattgaaaattttatgaagaagcgctaatttcgaaaaaagtgaatttttgttggaaaaaagtgaaaaatttcttatgtccaaacgggctcttaatagATGACTAATTTCGCTAAGGTTTAGAGATAAatttgaactttttcccttttccAAAAGAAGCTTCTCATCTTTGTTGAATTCCTCCTAGAGTAGTTTGTCCTAATTATTTTGCATTATTACCAAAACCCCAAGTTTAGGGTGCACTTTagtttatgaaattaatattttgcTTAGCTTGCTCTCGGATCACAGCTGTATATTGTGACATGAAATTTATCATTATTAACAGGGGAAATTATCGCGTTCCATTGAATAATTATACCAAAACACCAGATTTTCAAATGCAGAAGTGAAACCCCAACTCACCATAACTTGGCTCAGCCAGATAAATTTTAGCATGTTTGGCCGAGCTGCAAAAATCAGTTTACAgttcaaaagtacttttagtgagaagtgtgtttggctaattaatttgaaaagcacttctgagcaacaattagtgtttggccaagctttttaaaactgcttttaaatgtatttttctcaaaagtgcttttcaaaaaagtgatTTGGAGAAAAGCTACATTTTTCTTTGCTTCtctaaaactgcttctgcttatactcaaaagcacttttttcttttaaaaatttggtcaaacatttcaacttttttttttaaaaacactttctttggaaaaaaataataattttggcgttggaaaagcttggccaaacaaactAAAAGActaattgtcacgatccaaattttctctgtaggatgtcgtgatgacacctagtctagggactaggtaagcctaacatttactgaattaATAGCAATATTTAACCAGCGACTGACAAATATGAAATAGAAACCTCTATACAAAACTTacaatcccaaaatcggtagtacaagtcaaaagatctactgagtttgctagaaaaccTACAAATACAACTGTTTCGAAATAGTGATAAAACAGTGCAAGTACAATATCATAAGGTGGCTCTGAGGCCTGCAAAAGcggcaacaggtttaccttgagtctctacaGTAAGATCCGTACAGCTAGTTAGTGATCGGCCAACTCCgaaatacctggatttgcacaaaatgtgcagaaatatagtatgagtacaccacaactgtacccagtaagtatcaaaactaacctcggtagagtaatgacgagggacaatcaagacacctactagactaaATAACCTAGACAAATATAAGTGCAGAAATAGCAGGGTACGATATCTCTATAAAGATAGGCATGATAACAACATTAATACGATGTTTGCTGGAGGAACtagaagcaacaattagcaaTTGGACACAGTTTAAATCCGGTGaaacaaaataagagaaaaacaAGTAGCAACTCAATAAGAATAACCGCTCTCATACCAAAATTTATCCAATAATTACCACGCGGTACCAAACCTTAAAACTCACAATTCACAGGTCCCAATTCGTGGACCCTAATCACTTAGTATCTTATGCCCTTATTACAACTGATAACTGCACGgacgactcacatgccaatagaACAATTCTCACATAGAAGATAAGTAAACGGAGTATACATAGATGGTTAGTAACATCAGTGTTCGTCTTCTTAAACCTATAAGGTGATaaattacgtgtatgcttgtgcaagtattcTATCATAGTTCGGGCCAacgaataagagtagagaaaatGAAAGACACATAAGAAACGATCCCCACAATTTGCACAAGGTAAAACTCACACAAGTTAGGCatgccactacacaaatatcaacaacaataatgtcctcaggccatcacaagtcatcacaaattatTCCCTAACATAGCCCactttgtctcgccacgtgcgcaataataaagagaatgcccgccttgtctcgccgcacgtgCATagtaatgttcccaccttgtctcgtcaCATGCGCAAAAATACAGATATAGCCCACATTGTCACGTTGCATGTGCAACAGAACCTCATGCAAACACCCGAATAAATCCTCCCAATAATATCACGTGCCAAAAACATGACACACCATAAAATGACCTTCACAACACGTGCCCATATTCCATAACATTTCCTCGAAATAATTTCAATACCACAACCgcgcatagccctcggctcacaacactgagtacaacaacaacaacaacaacaacaacaacaacaatgacatgagaatacgacaagtaaatcaactcaagaactttggAACACAAAACAAGGGTAAaacgagctcacaaagaaagacacaacatAGGATACTAGTCTCAACGAGAATAGCTCAATAAGGAAGAAATAATATGTAACAGtgattccacaaaagtacaattcaACAACAAGGGAGGTAAGATGAGTTAATAATTCCAATTAAGGATGAGTCAACTATGATAACAGATAACTAAACTTCATTTAGGGTTGATTAATTATGAAAGAGATACAAcatatttaattaaggataagcaacttACGGAAAGGATAATAATAACTTCAGTCAAGGATAAACAATTAGGGAAGGATAATAATAATTTCAGTTAAGGATAAATAATTAGGGAATGATAGgatggcaataaaagaggcaacaacttcagttaaggcacataagagtcaaataggcaataagagtggaacatgaagcaattaatcccaattaagacacgtagaggtgaaactagtaaatgagGGGTTTAAcataacaaaacaacttcatatctaatgaaaataagaacCTAAGAGTCCTAAACTGTCAAATTTACACAACtaagcccgagcacgtactcatcacctcgcgtacacgggcttcacatgacacaattagtaGACTCAGAtattaaggggtagttcccccacacaaagctagacaagatacttacctcgaagaaGCTAGACTcttactctaaaatgaacttctcgagtgaaataacctctggacggctcaaatctagccaaaataacttcaaatcataaataaaactcataagaaacaattccagataataaagcttcaatctttaacaagaaataaaagtcaacccaaaagtcaaacctcgggcacgcaccttggaacccgataaaaattacaaaacccgaacacctaTATCGATactagttcaaccataccaaaattatcaatttccgacATCAATTCGTCCTTCAACTAATCATTTTAcaatttgaaagattttacaaattttccccaattttctaacttaatttactaattaaatgataaaaatagcaatatattcataaaatataataagattcgggtagaaaacacttaccccaatgagttACTTGAAAAACCCAGGAAAATTCTCTCAAAACCGAGGTGTACAACTCAAAATATATTAAGAAAATCAAACCCTCGACATATAAGTGTTCTGCCCAGCGCTATACGCATTTGCGAACAGAAAAGGCGCACTTGCGGCCTCGcatttgtgagaaaatattcGCATCTGCAAATTCAACTTACCAGGCCTAGGCCCGCATCTGCGAAAAATACAGTCGCACCAGCGACATCGCAGAAGTGCCAAAAGGAGCACAAAAGCGAACCACTTCGCATGTGCGATCgctggaccgcaaaagcggcctTCGCACCTTCGTGCCAACCTCCGCAGAAGAGAGCTCCCTCCCAGGCCACTATGATCGCAGAAGTGACCAGGCTcatgcagaagcggagccgcacctgcgctctaaaatttcgcaggtgcgaagcacCAGAACTAGACCTTATCACAAGCATGAaaatcatccgaaactcatctgaaacacacccgccccccgggaccccgtccaattgcataccaacaagttccataacacaacCCTGACCTACTCGTGGCCTCtaatcatgtcaaacaacatcaaaattacgaatcgcaccacaaatcgaaCTCATGAATTTTCAAGTCTTCCAACTcccaaaacttgtgccgaaacacatcaaaccaactcggaataacgtcaaattttgcatgcaagtcctaaatgatataacggagctaatcCAAATACGAAACCACAATTCGagcccgatatcaccaaagtcaactctcagtcaaatcCCTCAACTATAAgaccccgtaaaattttacctaaaccACGGgattttgggttgaagaatgcactgaGAGTTGATGGAATTTTTTTGGCAAGAGAAGGTGATTTTGCGATCAAGTTTGCGACTGCAGTACAAGTTTGTGGGCCGCATATCTATCGCATAGTTGAGGAGAAAGatgttgaattttgaaggttgTTCTGTGgtctattatgcgatcgcataattgcttCGCGGACCGCATTTTAGTTGCATACTTGGCATGAGGAAATGTGAAAGATGATTTTGTGGTCCAGTCTGCGGTCGTAGAACAGGTTTGCGGACCACAGAACTGCCGCATACTGATTCAGACGAGTCCAGCTTTTGGGCATTATTTTCGCGGCCTATTATGCGggccgcatattgattatgcggtACGGTCTGCGATCGCAGACCCGATTTTGACaagtttaagttttggaaattttacccgatcccatttttataaaaaggcTTTGGGGGTCATTTTTAAGgatttcatataatatttttagagagaggtgagagtatcttagagagagaaagagaagacctagccattttgttcatcaattcttgctcaaggcttAAAGATTCCACAAGGATCTTgttagggcttcaaagaggtaagaatttctttcctcaattcttcaaattcgagtttggggtaaaagaatgggtgattgggagtatgattcttgggtgtgtgggtattatgtatacatacatgtaccaataaggcttgtgggaagattgttgagcccaaatgggtaaagattaggTTATGAAGTGAAAGAAATCTTGTGAAAGAATCTTGTAATCAAATTCGCACAccagtgtttgataaaatgctcaaatgagttgaaaccacgaatatcttcctaattacggttcaattttgttatgtttctagatagattgggattgctagaattttcggaacattgtagtaatttaagaaaagctcaaaataaggtatgttggctaaactcctctcttagaattgaatcccatggtattcacgtaatttatgtaagtctcgagttgttcattataaaattggctattctgaataagcttgtgttgaaagatatatgttcaatatgtatcccaaatacttttatcatgttatgttatcatttgagaatgtgttcaaagtatgggttgtgcattaaaaatatttcgacttcaagtcaagttcaaacgaaggccattatgccaaattttgtaaaatatatctatgtgcctaagactcttaattgcccacatgtgtactaaaaaccttgatttgaaatgccttattgttattgttgatgatgatgtttgaaaataaaaaaagtgaGCATGAAACACTAAATACGGCCAACGTActaagaatgattttataattgtggccactagtacccataaaatgaaaagatgtgaaagaagtatgaaatgagatgattggtaGAAAAgaatgatgtcgatccacacatcATTttgatgagacggcctagccgatcgggtcgtgatcagactccatgccgcacacatggtggtgattatgctggaaattgtaattgaaattgtgattgtggttgatgtctcaaatgagacgacctagctgATTGGGTCGTGATTGAACTCCGTGTAAAAgtatggtggtattgtgaattatagTATATTGGTAcaaaagatctcccaacttaagatatggaaatttatttaaacattgtcttgatcctaacttgaggtttgatgttgtttgaggcttccacagattttatgattgttcttgcttgtattattaatcgttctattgagagggtgttttgtaattcatactagtactatttcatatgtactaacgtcccttttactgggggcgctgcatctttaatggatgcaggtggttccacaacaggagacattgatcaATGACAGTGGTACGctctcttcccagc from Nicotiana tabacum cultivar K326 chromosome 24, ASM71507v2, whole genome shotgun sequence includes:
- the LOC107802809 gene encoding putative late blight resistance protein homolog R1B-16 isoform X1; the protein is MARECQNMTELVDSWTIKQLYDAAEHLADVKFFLEKLEQVQPENAISAQLGPLFVEAYDGSSEIWSHMDQCQWTCTIRMMISKVLKIIKLENIAERVKPAKPSTSTSPMILEVLKITKPENIAKRIKASKPSSSPGLITMEMVGFIEVLLDTAHDKLWSFSLVHASRLYVLKRKLRYLQVFFTLTTRWCIEHENMKDLFTHVEDVAYTATHMCFLGVGKTMDREFSELLEKISPFKPKLRQIYKSLLTVSKSSLLDTTMNVRISPFSFVSALQEDLKELVIRDTSLKVFLDNQIPWLQQGLLYLSRYLRDIELEFTPLEEFNSLQSNIVALAIEAAIAIYSSYDEEMDETTEMKHVFFHLQLKFSHVKLEACLIKLLNSESTIVAPLKDLIHYIREELIFLGTFLMDSLEKCKEQIKITDFLTLIQSVTSQAWSVTLSHDSEQGDLSRQTNCLHVQLLLKFKFIKAAIRQMCPDISAFSTLDHPTIDLLNFLPINFEVIDSYFSMLKSSKTPSSDSPKMDEILMGFHEYIISNLLLKDETNLTFTAANEDNCFYNGLLLLATYLVDSLVHHSGHKKEDNLLTGFGTVAIESESAICLSYEDVVDSNKIRKVNLVLQFLTIAFKLIESQRILMDLLKHKATLETKILDLIESAHEDLIFLRAFLMDLLIRHTELNKVHDLLRHAEGTANKLVQVSGFCYEGFMDGGSTEKMMLSLSDLPQEIESVKVEVRKVWFQLLDASPWNVTDGEDIIFLLNHQDRVLNSDDYSISYLKNQVPVVKEKLVYLGSFLADIIQHRDMHQELQDLMKRAQDITFVCFFHVRGYTPAWHDMLHLSDVKQLLRFVEAEVKMFCFKVPDSSCYSFPKTNGLGFLDCFLGKLGELLSSKLDLIIDLKHQIQSLQDGLLCLRSLTDQFAESYDEHDEVYGRITSSTEIAYKAEYVIDSCLACSYPLWYKVHWISEVVKNINLVNAVVSEPCERKNNDVAVTEAAKTSGNLLPSLSANTPRTNEAMEGFQDAMDELKKQLLEGSPELDVISIFGMPGLGKTTLAKKIYSDPIVTSYFDVRAQCCVTQVYSWRELLLTILNDVLEPADRNLKEDGELADELRRFLLTKRFLILVDDVWDTKVWDYLHMCCRGSRKGSRIILTTRLSDVASYAQCDSKPHHLRLFSDEESWTLLQKEVFQGESCPPELLDVGFRIAKTCGGLPLFIVLVAGVLKEKKKKAELWKEIEESLGSQNIGCLEESMSMIGFSYKNLSHQLKPCFLYFGGFLKGRNIHVSKLTRLWLAEGFVQANKGPEDAAQGFLEDLISRNLVMDVEKKPNGKVKTCRIHDLLHKFCLEKAKQENFLLRINGFCVEDTFPEKPKEYRLFIHSSEDHIDQWQPSRSNVRSLVLNVIDPDNLLWPHNISFIFDNFKLVKVLDLESFNIGGTFPSEIQSLIHLRYFAARTGASSIPSSIAKLWNLETFVVRGLGGEVKLPSSLLKLVKLRHIHVKNCASFSLHDNMGESLADCQLDNLETFSTPHLSYGEDTEMILRKVPKLRKLSCIFSETFGYSKIVMGRCVLFPRLESLSHLESLKLISNSYPAKLPHVFSFPSRLRELTLSKFRLPWGQISTIGELPNLEILKLHLRAFEGNHWEVKDSEFPELKYLELDDINIAQWSVSDDAFPKLKCLVLIKCKRLEKIPSHFDDSVSLRSIEVNWCNWFVANSAQEIQTTQHEEMANGAFTVRIQPPDWATRSSPLTLI